In a genomic window of Polycladomyces abyssicola:
- the bioA gene encoding adenosylmethionine--8-amino-7-oxononanoate transaminase, with amino-acid sequence MGRVTTRYAELLEKNRRYLWNPFTQMKEYLDDEPVIVERGEGVKLIDVNGREYYDGNASVWLNVHGHNRRELNEAITEQLGKIAHSTLLGAANVPALELAERLVQLAPDGLNKVFYSDSGAEAVEIALKMAFLYWKHRGRPEKRLFLGMTNAYHGDTVGAVSVGGIDLFHASFDALLFETEKVPYPYTYRYPGSEEECVEACLEALRRKLEEKADVLAALIVEPIVQGAGGIITMPPGFLKAVSDLCKQYDVLWIADEVATGFGRTGRMFACEHEGVTPDLMALGKKITGGYLPVAATLATDEIYDAFYGDYAECKTFFHGHSYTGNPLGCAVALANLDLYEREDLITHVQEVAEHTARELARFYELPHVGDIRQRGLMIGIELVRDKETKEPYPWEEAIGVKVCRRARDLGLITRPLDNVITFLPPLAVRKEETTEMLSILYQAIAEVTGR; translated from the coding sequence ATGGGCCGGGTGACGACCCGATATGCGGAACTGTTGGAGAAAAACCGGCGGTATTTGTGGAATCCCTTCACACAAATGAAGGAATATTTGGACGATGAGCCCGTGATCGTCGAACGGGGCGAAGGTGTAAAACTGATCGACGTCAACGGCAGGGAGTATTACGACGGCAATGCTTCGGTCTGGCTCAACGTGCACGGTCACAACCGACGGGAATTGAATGAGGCGATCACGGAACAACTGGGAAAAATCGCCCACTCCACCTTGCTGGGGGCAGCCAACGTTCCTGCGTTGGAGCTGGCGGAGCGACTGGTGCAGCTGGCCCCGGACGGATTGAACAAGGTGTTTTATTCGGATAGCGGGGCCGAGGCGGTGGAAATTGCCCTCAAAATGGCTTTTTTGTACTGGAAACACCGTGGCCGACCGGAGAAGCGGCTGTTTTTGGGAATGACGAACGCTTACCACGGGGATACGGTCGGGGCGGTCAGTGTGGGCGGGATCGACTTGTTTCATGCTTCATTTGATGCCCTTCTGTTTGAGACGGAAAAAGTACCCTATCCCTACACGTACCGGTATCCCGGAAGTGAAGAAGAATGCGTTGAGGCTTGTTTAGAAGCGTTGCGACGGAAGTTGGAGGAAAAGGCGGATGTCCTCGCCGCGCTGATTGTTGAACCAATCGTACAAGGGGCGGGCGGCATCATCACCATGCCACCGGGATTCCTGAAAGCGGTTTCTGATTTGTGCAAACAGTACGACGTGTTGTGGATCGCCGACGAGGTGGCTACCGGATTCGGTCGAACCGGCAGGATGTTCGCGTGCGAACACGAGGGAGTAACCCCCGATCTGATGGCGCTCGGCAAAAAGATTACGGGCGGCTATCTGCCGGTGGCGGCGACACTGGCCACAGATGAAATCTATGACGCGTTTTACGGAGATTACGCTGAGTGCAAAACCTTCTTCCACGGCCATTCCTACACGGGCAACCCGCTCGGGTGTGCGGTGGCGTTGGCCAACCTGGATCTGTACGAGCGGGAGGATTTGATCACGCACGTACAGGAGGTGGCCGAACATACGGCCCGGGAGTTGGCACGTTTTTATGAGCTGCCTCATGTGGGCGATATCCGTCAGCGCGGATTGATGATCGGCATCGAATTGGTGCGGGACAAAGAGACCAAGGAACCGTACCCCTGGGAAGAAGCGATCGGTGTCAAGGTGTGTCGCCGGGCGCGTGATTTGGGCTTGATCACCCGTCCGCTGGACAATGTGATCACCTTCCTTCCGCCGTTGGCTGTCCGTAAGGAGGAAACAACAGAGATGCTGAGCATTTTGTATCAAGCCATTGCCGAGGTGACCGGTCGATGA
- the bioC gene encoding malonyl-ACP O-methyltransferase BioC has protein sequence MLLNKKRVARQFNRHVSTYDEYAVVQKRMAHRIMQTLSERDVRAERILEIGCGTGYLTQLLSERYPSARITAVDLAENMVQAARERLGHLATIRFLIGDAETMEWDETFDLIVSNATVQWFGAPEHSFRTLSDHLQPRGWIVFSTFGPDTFQELHQQFREVEHDLRLPSGMHGLRLRSAAEWEIILRHAGLADIGSIVCSHRMEYPDCYAFLQSIKQTGASYSVSSAVSLSAQRCLLREVVRRYNQVYRSKDGVYATYQLVQVWGRKEG, from the coding sequence GTGTTACTGAACAAAAAACGGGTGGCCCGTCAATTTAATCGCCATGTATCCACATACGATGAATACGCGGTTGTACAGAAGCGGATGGCCCATCGCATCATGCAGACGCTGTCGGAGCGTGATGTCAGGGCGGAGCGGATTTTGGAAATCGGGTGCGGGACGGGGTATTTGACGCAATTACTGTCGGAGCGGTACCCTTCAGCGAGGATCACGGCGGTGGATTTGGCCGAAAACATGGTGCAAGCCGCTAGAGAGCGGTTAGGCCATTTGGCGACAATTCGTTTTTTGATCGGAGATGCGGAAACGATGGAATGGGACGAGACATTTGACCTGATCGTTTCCAATGCTACCGTGCAATGGTTTGGTGCTCCCGAGCACTCGTTCCGCACATTGAGCGACCATTTACAACCTAGAGGCTGGATCGTGTTCTCCACTTTCGGCCCCGACACTTTCCAGGAGCTGCACCAACAATTCCGGGAGGTGGAGCATGATCTTCGTCTGCCTTCGGGCATGCACGGATTACGCCTTCGCAGCGCGGCGGAATGGGAGATCATCCTCCGACATGCCGGATTGGCGGACATCGGATCGATCGTTTGCTCGCATCGGATGGAATATCCGGACTGCTATGCTTTTCTGCAATCCATCAAGCAAACGGGGGCCAGTTACAGCGTTTCCTCCGCGGTTTCCCTGTCCGCTCAACGCTGCTTGTTGCGCGAAGTGGTCCGCCGATATAACCAGGTGTACCGGTCCAAAGACGGTGTATATGCTACGTATCAGCTTGTGCAGGTATGGGGGCGAAAAGAGGGATGA
- a CDS encoding sporulation protein — translation MFKTLLASLGIGSARIDLVLDRDEVIMGEKVTGQLYVYGGNVEQEIEGLSVDLRLISHHAKTAQEMEETVCTIEVTDEEFTLRPGVEMKFPFSFVCPYTLPISSINTKYYFVSNLEIDNGIDAKDRDFIKIKPAGPIEQFLEGMYELGMELKWEGLSGKEDEYLQMFQFRPTDWLKGQADEIIFWYDTVKSKKELRGFFEFDGQFAGEGGDLADFFNLDESSGSFVFTQEQLATRKSAAETIRAHLKRHLKGLQV, via the coding sequence TTGTTCAAGACATTGCTTGCATCGCTCGGAATCGGCTCCGCACGCATCGACCTCGTGCTCGATCGCGATGAAGTCATTATGGGCGAAAAAGTGACGGGTCAACTGTATGTCTACGGCGGAAATGTGGAGCAGGAGATTGAAGGGCTGTCCGTCGATCTGCGTTTGATATCCCATCACGCCAAAACAGCGCAGGAAATGGAAGAAACCGTTTGCACTATCGAAGTGACCGACGAGGAATTCACCTTGCGTCCGGGTGTGGAGATGAAATTTCCGTTCTCATTCGTATGTCCGTACACCTTGCCGATTTCCTCAATCAATACAAAATATTACTTTGTGTCCAATCTGGAAATCGACAACGGGATCGACGCCAAGGATCGGGACTTTATCAAAATTAAACCGGCCGGGCCGATCGAGCAATTCCTTGAAGGCATGTACGAACTGGGAATGGAGCTGAAATGGGAAGGATTGTCCGGGAAAGAGGACGAGTATTTGCAAATGTTCCAATTCCGTCCGACCGATTGGCTTAAAGGTCAGGCGGATGAAATCATCTTCTGGTATGATACGGTCAAATCGAAAAAAGAACTGCGTGGCTTTTTTGAGTTCGACGGACAGTTTGCAGGTGAAGGTGGGGATCTGGCTGACTTCTTCAACTTAGACGAGTCTTCCGGTTCTTTTGTGTTTACTCAGGAACAACTGGCAACACGGAAGTCGGCGGCGGAAACGATTCGAGCTCATTTGAAACGCCATTTAAAAGGGCTGCAGGTCTAA
- the bioF gene encoding 8-amino-7-oxononanoate synthase: MSVWEETLRSRLARLEQEGRLRSLVPVARAVYPVLERDGRSLINFSSNNYLGLANHPELMEAARKGAQRGAGATASRLIVGHDEETERLEQEIAAFKGTEAALVFGSGYTANMGVLSALLQRGDAVFSDKWNHASIVDGIRLSGATLFRYRHLDMDHLEAQLRLAEKKGIRRKLIVTDTVFSMDGDVARLHDLISLKERYDAALMVDEAHGGGVFGPYGEGVAHHMGLAGKVDLHMGTFSKAFGVVGAYVAGNRTWISYLVNTCRPFIYTTALPPAVIEMIRTSLRLVREAGSRRIALHRKAARFRNRLKALGLNVGPSETQIIPLIVGDVHATVKLSQSLMENGVLAVPIRPPTVPEGTARLRFSLMATHTEEHLETAIDAIERAVRTEGVTIHD; the protein is encoded by the coding sequence GTGAGTGTCTGGGAGGAAACCTTGCGCAGTCGATTGGCTCGTCTGGAGCAGGAAGGTCGTCTTCGTTCCCTGGTGCCGGTTGCACGCGCGGTGTACCCGGTGTTGGAACGGGACGGACGATCGCTGATCAATTTCTCCTCCAACAATTATCTCGGATTGGCGAATCATCCAGAGTTGATGGAAGCGGCTCGGAAAGGGGCGCAACGGGGAGCGGGAGCGACCGCTTCCCGTTTGATTGTGGGCCATGACGAGGAGACGGAACGGTTGGAACAGGAGATCGCCGCTTTTAAAGGAACGGAAGCCGCTCTCGTGTTTGGATCCGGGTACACAGCCAATATGGGGGTTTTGTCCGCCTTGCTGCAACGGGGCGATGCGGTGTTCAGCGACAAGTGGAACCATGCGAGCATTGTTGACGGCATTCGCCTGAGTGGGGCGACGCTGTTCCGGTATCGGCATCTGGATATGGATCATTTGGAAGCGCAGTTGCGTCTGGCAGAGAAAAAAGGCATTCGACGCAAGTTGATCGTGACCGACACGGTGTTCAGCATGGATGGGGATGTGGCTCGTTTACACGACCTCATCTCACTGAAGGAGCGTTACGATGCGGCATTGATGGTGGATGAGGCCCATGGCGGAGGCGTGTTTGGCCCCTACGGAGAAGGGGTTGCTCACCACATGGGTTTAGCCGGCAAGGTGGATCTGCATATGGGCACATTCAGCAAGGCATTCGGCGTAGTGGGAGCATATGTTGCCGGCAACCGGACATGGATTTCTTATCTCGTCAATACGTGTCGTCCCTTCATCTATACCACGGCATTGCCACCTGCCGTGATCGAGATGATTCGCACTTCCCTCCGGTTGGTGCGGGAGGCGGGAAGCCGGCGGATCGCACTTCATCGAAAAGCGGCCCGATTTCGCAACCGTTTGAAAGCGTTGGGTTTGAATGTCGGTCCGTCAGAAACGCAAATCATCCCGTTGATCGTCGGCGACGTGCACGCTACCGTCAAACTGAGTCAATCTCTGATGGAGAATGGTGTGCTGGCAGTTCCCATCCGTCCGCCCACCGTTCCGGAAGGGACCGCCCGGCTGCGGTTTTCCCTGATGGCGACCCACACGGAAGAACATCTCGAAACGGCGATTGACGCGATTGAACGGGCGGTGCGAACGGAGGGAGTAACCATCCATGATTGA
- a CDS encoding sporulation protein has protein sequence MFKTLLASLGVGAAKIDLILDDDTVTMGQPVNGKLVLTGGNVEQKIEKLTVEFHVTSAFQRGDQTIYVDDTVSTIPVTMDAFTIHSGEVQEFSFSFVCPAYLPVSLVRTRYDFRSNLAIVAGVDAKDRDAVVVRPQGLLRNLLEGFQRLGFIPISEGYTGIRNGGVQFIQFQPTDWMRGQFDEVVFSYSPARTQERIEGHFELDKKTHGLIGMLADQLDLDEKKGFFRFEAAELASVERAADTIKRFIERHAQGLIG, from the coding sequence ATGTTCAAAACCTTGCTTGCTTCATTGGGAGTGGGCGCTGCCAAGATTGATCTGATCCTTGATGATGACACCGTCACCATGGGGCAACCCGTCAACGGCAAGTTGGTGCTGACAGGTGGGAACGTTGAACAGAAAATTGAAAAATTGACGGTCGAATTTCATGTGACTTCAGCGTTTCAACGCGGTGATCAAACGATATATGTAGATGATACAGTATCCACAATCCCTGTGACAATGGATGCTTTTACCATCCATTCCGGAGAGGTACAGGAATTTTCCTTCTCGTTCGTATGTCCCGCGTATTTGCCGGTGTCCTTGGTACGTACGCGTTATGATTTTCGCAGCAATCTGGCGATAGTGGCAGGTGTCGATGCCAAGGACCGGGATGCGGTCGTCGTCCGACCGCAAGGGTTGTTGCGCAACTTGTTGGAAGGGTTTCAGCGATTGGGCTTCATCCCCATCTCAGAGGGATACACCGGCATCAGGAACGGCGGCGTGCAATTCATCCAGTTTCAACCGACCGACTGGATGCGGGGTCAATTTGATGAAGTGGTGTTTTCATACTCACCGGCTCGCACGCAAGAGCGGATCGAAGGGCACTTTGAGCTGGATAAGAAGACGCACGGCTTGATCGGTATGCTCGCCGATCAACTGGATCTGGACGAGAAAAAGGGGTTTTTCCGTTTTGAGGCGGCGGAGTTGGCCAGTGTCGAACGGGCTGCGGACACGATCAAACGATTCATCGAACGGCATGCACAGGGACTGATCGGATAG
- a CDS encoding amino acid permease: MSLFRKKSIPDLIKTTQQGRTLRKELNAWDLTLLGIGAIIGTGIFVLTGEGALKAGPGLILSFVVAGLACAFAALSYAEFASTVPVSGSVYTYSYAIMGEFWAWIIGWDLILEYLLAVSAVSAGWSGYFQSLLEGFGIHLPTVLTAAPGAVPGKTTLFNLPAFLIVMLLTFLLARGIRESKRANNVMVVLKVAVVLAFIFVGVWYVKPAHWQPFTPFGWDGIFNAAALVFFAYLGFDAVSTAAEETRNPGRDLPRGILYSLGICTLLYVVVSGILTGIVRYPEFKGYEDRPVALALQTVGQNWFAGFISLGAILGMTTVMLVMLYGQTRVIFAMSRDGLLPRGFSTVHEKFRTPFGATWISGTVAALIGALVPLGDIAELVNMGTLAAFVMISIAVIILRKTQPDLPRAFRCPAVPWIPLLAILFCVLLLAHLPLITWIRFAIWLAIGFAIYFTYSRKRSSLNTQSTIHLDQ; the protein is encoded by the coding sequence ATGAGTCTTTTTCGCAAAAAAAGCATTCCTGATCTAATCAAAACCACGCAACAAGGTCGAACCCTGCGCAAGGAACTCAATGCATGGGATCTAACCCTACTCGGCATCGGCGCCATCATCGGCACGGGGATTTTCGTGCTGACTGGTGAAGGTGCACTCAAAGCAGGGCCGGGACTGATCCTTTCTTTTGTCGTCGCCGGTCTGGCTTGTGCATTCGCTGCACTGTCCTACGCGGAGTTTGCCTCGACCGTACCGGTGTCCGGTTCCGTCTACACCTACAGCTACGCCATCATGGGCGAATTTTGGGCGTGGATCATCGGTTGGGACCTGATTCTGGAATATCTTTTGGCCGTCAGTGCGGTTTCGGCCGGTTGGTCGGGATATTTTCAATCTCTGCTTGAGGGGTTTGGTATCCACTTGCCGACAGTGTTGACTGCAGCACCGGGAGCCGTTCCCGGAAAGACAACGCTGTTCAACCTGCCCGCCTTTTTGATCGTCATGTTGCTCACGTTCTTGCTGGCGCGCGGGATTCGGGAGTCCAAACGGGCCAACAACGTGATGGTGGTCCTGAAAGTGGCGGTGGTTCTTGCCTTTATCTTCGTCGGTGTGTGGTATGTGAAACCCGCCCACTGGCAACCGTTTACCCCATTCGGCTGGGATGGCATTTTCAACGCAGCGGCACTGGTCTTCTTCGCGTATCTCGGATTTGACGCCGTCAGTACTGCGGCCGAAGAAACGCGGAATCCCGGCCGTGACCTGCCGCGCGGGATCTTGTATTCGCTGGGAATCTGCACCCTGCTGTACGTGGTGGTCAGCGGAATCTTGACCGGTATCGTGCGTTATCCAGAATTCAAAGGGTATGAAGACCGTCCGGTCGCGCTGGCACTGCAGACGGTTGGGCAAAACTGGTTCGCAGGTTTCATCAGCCTCGGTGCCATTCTCGGGATGACCACCGTGATGCTGGTGATGTTGTACGGACAGACACGGGTCATTTTCGCCATGTCCAGGGACGGTCTGTTGCCAAGAGGGTTCTCCACCGTACACGAAAAATTCCGCACACCATTCGGTGCGACCTGGATTTCGGGAACTGTTGCAGCGTTGATTGGTGCGCTGGTTCCCCTGGGAGACATCGCGGAATTGGTCAACATGGGTACCCTGGCTGCCTTCGTCATGATTTCGATCGCCGTCATCATCCTGCGCAAAACGCAACCGGATCTGCCTCGTGCGTTCCGTTGCCCGGCCGTGCCGTGGATTCCGCTCTTGGCGATCCTCTTCTGTGTATTACTGTTGGCGCATCTACCCCTAATCACCTGGATCCGATTCGCCATCTGGCTGGCCATCGGTTTTGCGATTTACTTCACTTATTCCCGTAAGCGCTCCTCGTTGAACACGCAATCGACGATCCATCTCGATCAGTGA
- the bioB gene encoding biotin synthase BioB, translating into MWEQQTVGNRWETLADKALAGQCLTREEALSVLRADDDELLPLLHAAFRVRRHYFGKKVKLNMIINAKSGLCPEDCGYCSQSIVSQAPIEKYTFLKKDVLVQGARQAWERKAGTYCIVASGRGPTERELEEVIAAVREIKQELPMKICACLGILTEDQARRLKEAGVDRYNHNLNTSADHYANITTTHTYEDRVQTVETAKQAGISPCSGCIVGMGETDEQIVDVAYALRELDADSIPVNFLNVIPGTPLEGMDELNPRRCLKVLCLFRFICPSKEIRVSGGREVNLRSLQPFALYPGNAIFIGDYLTTPGQQAEMDHQMIRDLGFEIEECAL; encoded by the coding sequence ATGTGGGAACAGCAAACTGTCGGGAACCGTTGGGAAACGTTGGCGGATAAAGCATTGGCGGGCCAATGCCTGACACGGGAGGAAGCGTTGTCGGTCCTGCGGGCGGACGATGATGAATTGTTGCCGCTGTTGCATGCGGCCTTTCGGGTTCGTCGCCATTATTTCGGAAAAAAAGTGAAACTGAACATGATCATCAACGCCAAAAGCGGTTTGTGCCCCGAAGATTGCGGGTATTGCTCACAATCCATCGTATCGCAGGCACCGATCGAAAAATATACCTTTTTGAAAAAGGACGTACTCGTGCAGGGTGCCCGACAAGCCTGGGAGAGAAAAGCGGGTACATACTGCATTGTCGCCAGCGGCCGCGGTCCGACGGAGCGGGAACTGGAGGAAGTAATCGCTGCCGTTCGTGAAATCAAGCAGGAGTTGCCGATGAAAATTTGCGCCTGTTTGGGTATTTTGACGGAGGATCAGGCGCGGCGGCTGAAAGAGGCCGGCGTCGACCGTTACAACCACAACCTGAATACCAGTGCCGATCATTATGCCAATATCACCACCACACATACGTACGAGGACCGGGTACAAACAGTGGAGACGGCCAAACAGGCGGGCATTTCCCCTTGTTCCGGATGCATCGTAGGGATGGGGGAGACAGATGAGCAGATCGTGGACGTGGCATATGCGTTGCGCGAATTGGATGCTGATTCGATCCCGGTCAACTTTTTGAACGTCATCCCCGGCACGCCGCTGGAGGGAATGGATGAACTCAACCCGCGGCGCTGTCTGAAAGTGCTCTGTCTGTTCCGCTTCATCTGCCCCAGCAAGGAGATCCGCGTCTCTGGCGGTCGGGAGGTCAATCTGCGTTCGTTACAACCGTTTGCTTTGTATCCGGGTAATGCCATCTTCATCGGGGATTATCTCACCACGCCAGGGCAACAGGCGGAGATGGATCATCAAATGATCCGGGATTTGGGATTTGAAATCGAGGAGTGTGCACTGTGA
- a CDS encoding alpha/beta fold hydrolase, giving the protein MIEEMSVLWLAGWSAPPSVWQPVIDRFSRYNSRARHQLVDVHTLLERESGIPSQAHDWLADGLWWVVGWSMGGMMALEWARTFPDRIRGVFAIGVTDQFVRSPRSPEGWDERVLRRMERRLPDDPAQVLADFDCRMFSSTEMKAGWLEQWRQSCRNQQQPDVSGLLTGLDYLRRFSFPDSLLSVPVFLLHGEDDAICPVSGARRLARTLPKAELTVWEGAGHLPFWTQPERFHFWLKERMERVTEQKTGGPSI; this is encoded by the coding sequence ATGATTGAAGAAATGTCTGTTTTGTGGTTGGCGGGTTGGAGCGCTCCTCCCTCCGTTTGGCAGCCGGTCATCGATCGCTTTTCCCGTTACAATTCTCGCGCCCGACACCAACTGGTTGATGTGCACACCTTACTGGAAAGGGAAAGCGGTATACCCTCGCAGGCTCACGATTGGTTGGCTGATGGGTTGTGGTGGGTAGTGGGCTGGTCGATGGGCGGGATGATGGCGTTGGAATGGGCACGGACGTTTCCCGATCGGATAAGGGGGGTTTTTGCGATCGGCGTGACGGATCAGTTCGTCCGGTCGCCCCGCTCGCCCGAAGGTTGGGATGAGCGTGTACTGAGGCGGATGGAACGACGGTTGCCGGATGATCCGGCACAGGTGCTTGCCGATTTCGACTGTCGGATGTTCTCTTCCACCGAGATGAAAGCAGGATGGCTCGAGCAGTGGCGTCAGTCATGCCGGAATCAGCAGCAACCGGATGTTTCCGGTCTGTTGACTGGTTTGGACTATCTTCGTCGTTTTTCGTTCCCGGATTCACTGTTGTCCGTTCCGGTTTTTCTGCTGCACGGCGAGGACGACGCGATTTGTCCCGTCTCGGGTGCCAGGCGTTTGGCCCGAACCCTGCCGAAGGCGGAATTGACGGTATGGGAAGGCGCAGGGCACTTGCCGTTTTGGACCCAACCCGAACGTTTTCATTTCTGGCTGAAGGAGCGAATGGAACGTGTTACTGAACAAAAAACGGGTGGCCCGTCAATTTAA
- a CDS encoding amino acid permease — translation MEVDLFRKKNVRSLIDTSRRNKGLKRELGVWDLTLLGIGAIIGTGIFVLTGTGALKAGPGLMLSFVIAGLACAFSALAYAEFASTVPVSGSVYTYSYVTLGELVAWIIGWDLVLEYLLAVSAVSSGWSGYFQSLLGGFGLKLPDALTAAPGAVPGKTTLFNLPAFLIVMLITLLLSRGIKESKRVNNVMVLIKVGVVLLFILIGVFYVKPTNWQPFAPFGTQGIFTAAAVVFSAYLGFDAVSAAAEEARDPARTLPRGLLYSLGICTLLYMVVSAIMTGIIPYQQIRGHEDHPVSLALQIAGQNWFAAFIDLGAIVGMTTVMLVILYAQTRVAFAMSRDGLLPKWFSRVHEKYRTPYSVTWLLGIVAGLIGALVPITQIAELVNIGTLFAFIMVSVSVIILRKTQPDLPRGFRCPAVPFVPAASIVLCAFLMSQLLWITWAAFLIWLTIGLIVYFTYSRKHSALNASKAH, via the coding sequence TTGGAAGTGGATCTGTTTCGAAAAAAAAATGTTCGTTCACTGATTGATACCAGTCGACGAAATAAAGGGCTGAAAAGGGAACTGGGTGTATGGGATCTCACCCTGCTCGGCATCGGGGCCATCATCGGCACCGGTATTTTTGTGTTGACCGGTACGGGTGCGCTGAAAGCAGGCCCCGGATTGATGTTGTCATTTGTCATCGCCGGACTGGCCTGTGCATTTTCCGCTTTGGCGTATGCGGAGTTCGCTTCCACGGTTCCCGTGTCCGGTTCGGTGTACACATACAGCTATGTCACTTTGGGCGAACTGGTTGCCTGGATCATCGGTTGGGATTTGGTGTTGGAATATTTGCTTGCCGTCAGCGCCGTCTCATCCGGCTGGTCCGGTTACTTCCAGTCGCTGCTCGGCGGATTCGGACTGAAATTGCCCGACGCTCTGACGGCGGCCCCCGGTGCCGTTCCCGGAAAGACGACGCTGTTCAACCTGCCCGCCTTTTTGATCGTCATGCTGATCACGCTGCTGTTGTCCCGTGGCATCAAAGAGTCCAAGCGGGTCAACAACGTGATGGTTCTGATCAAAGTGGGCGTGGTCCTGCTGTTTATTCTGATCGGCGTGTTTTACGTGAAGCCGACCAACTGGCAACCGTTTGCTCCTTTTGGAACCCAAGGCATCTTTACAGCTGCGGCGGTTGTCTTTTCGGCTTACTTGGGGTTTGATGCGGTGAGTGCTGCGGCCGAAGAAGCGCGTGATCCGGCACGCACGTTACCGCGGGGACTGTTGTATTCACTGGGAATTTGCACATTGTTGTACATGGTGGTTTCTGCCATTATGACGGGGATCATCCCTTATCAGCAAATCCGCGGGCATGAAGACCATCCCGTCTCGCTGGCCCTGCAGATCGCCGGTCAAAACTGGTTCGCCGCGTTTATTGACCTCGGTGCCATCGTGGGCATGACAACGGTCATGCTGGTGATTCTTTACGCCCAAACCCGTGTGGCATTCGCCATGTCGCGAGACGGTCTGTTGCCCAAATGGTTTTCCCGCGTACACGAAAAATACCGTACCCCTTACAGTGTCACCTGGTTGTTGGGCATCGTCGCAGGACTGATCGGCGCGTTGGTGCCGATCACCCAAATCGCCGAATTGGTCAATATCGGAACCTTGTTTGCATTCATCATGGTCTCCGTCAGCGTGATCATTCTGCGTAAAACCCAGCCCGATCTTCCGCGGGGATTCCGTTGTCCCGCCGTCCCGTTCGTTCCGGCGGCGTCGATCGTGCTGTGCGCTTTCTTGATGTCCCAATTGCTGTGGATCACTTGGGCGGCGTTTCTGATCTGGCTGACGATCGGGTTAATCGTCTACTTCACCTATTCCCGCAAGCATTCCGCGCTGAATGCATCCAAAGCGCATTAA
- the bioD gene encoding dethiobiotin synthase, whose translation MTRGIFVTATDTEVGKTVVTAGLALVLREQGLRVGVMKPVQSGHLADDPEGDGGRLKRWTGVEAGPEEIVPYSFSLPVAPLIAARSAGVAIDQAGLVERIRTMAERYDLLLVEGAGGLLVPVGPDWTMADLAVELEWPLVIVARPNLGTVNHTVLTLEAARSRGLHPLGVILNGYREGERDPSLEANPEMIERFGGAPVLGRIPWMEEPMTTEKLRDVFIRALDGRALMERLRLTVRVEG comes from the coding sequence ATGACGCGTGGGATCTTTGTAACGGCAACGGATACGGAAGTGGGGAAAACCGTTGTCACAGCGGGCTTGGCATTGGTACTCCGAGAACAGGGCTTACGCGTCGGTGTGATGAAACCGGTGCAAAGCGGGCATTTGGCCGACGATCCCGAAGGGGACGGGGGTCGTTTGAAGCGGTGGACCGGTGTGGAAGCGGGGCCGGAGGAAATCGTGCCGTATTCTTTTTCTCTGCCGGTGGCTCCTTTGATTGCGGCCAGGAGTGCCGGTGTCGCGATTGATCAAGCTGGGTTGGTTGAACGCATCCGCACGATGGCGGAACGATACGATCTGCTGTTGGTGGAAGGAGCGGGCGGCCTGTTGGTGCCGGTCGGCCCCGATTGGACGATGGCCGATCTGGCGGTGGAACTGGAATGGCCTCTTGTCATCGTCGCCCGTCCCAACTTGGGAACCGTGAACCACACGGTGCTCACCTTGGAGGCAGCACGCAGTCGGGGACTCCATCCGCTGGGTGTGATTCTCAACGGGTATCGCGAAGGGGAACGGGACCCCAGCCTGGAGGCCAACCCGGAAATGATTGAACGCTTCGGCGGAGCACCCGTGTTGGGCCGGATTCCGTGGATGGAGGAACCGATGACGACGGAAAAGCTGCGTGACGTATTTATTCGTGCATTGGACGGTCGTGCGTTGATGGAGAGGCTCCGGTTAACTGTCCGGGTTGAGGGATAA